One segment of Nocardioides sp. QY071 DNA contains the following:
- a CDS encoding YifB family Mg chelatase-like AAA ATPase — protein sequence MPFATARCVALAGAVGHLIDVQTDVSVGQPTTVVVGRADASLREGVDRVRMALINNDLHWPATKRCTFLFSPADLRKSGTHFDLAMAVSLLAADGQLEPPWLDSMAFVGELTLAGGLRPTLGVLPMTLAAAAAGIRRIFVPEPQVAEAMMVPDMEAIGVRSLSQVIATLRGEEPPDAPPVTASTGLQLITWRGEERLDELDLADLYGMDEEKYAVEVAAAGGHPIQLSGPKGCGKTSLAERIPTILPDLTPEESLELTALQSLAGVLDPGDGMVVRPPFAAPHHDASKVSVIGGGSGRVQPGEISRAHCGVLFMDEFPLFRSDVIEALRQPLENGDITIARRDESITLPAGGMLVLASNPCPCGNWSAVARSNRCTCAETVRRAYRARMSGPIVDRIDIVRHVLPPSPASRDPFRSVETSAEVRVRIAAARERQQERFAGRSWRLNAHIPSPRLKDVWPLADQAQRVIDAEMLAGRLSARGAVRVHRLAWTVADLRSVRTGRDVEPGVDEARTALRLRSARSLDLAMFRSDASEEGIA from the coding sequence ATGCCCTTCGCGACAGCGCGGTGCGTTGCACTGGCAGGTGCCGTTGGCCATCTCATCGACGTCCAGACCGATGTCTCCGTCGGACAGCCCACGACAGTGGTCGTCGGGCGAGCTGACGCATCGCTGCGCGAGGGCGTCGACCGGGTGCGGATGGCGTTGATCAACAACGACCTGCACTGGCCGGCGACCAAGCGCTGCACGTTCCTGTTCTCGCCCGCGGACCTGCGAAAGTCCGGGACGCATTTCGACCTGGCGATGGCGGTGAGCCTGCTGGCAGCGGACGGGCAGCTCGAGCCGCCTTGGCTGGACAGCATGGCCTTCGTCGGTGAGCTGACGCTCGCAGGCGGTCTGCGCCCGACATTGGGAGTGCTGCCGATGACGCTCGCTGCAGCTGCCGCCGGCATCCGCCGGATCTTCGTGCCCGAGCCCCAGGTCGCCGAGGCGATGATGGTGCCGGACATGGAGGCGATCGGGGTTCGGTCGCTGAGCCAGGTCATCGCCACCCTCCGCGGCGAGGAACCGCCGGACGCGCCTCCGGTGACCGCATCGACAGGTCTCCAACTGATCACCTGGCGGGGTGAGGAGCGGCTCGACGAGCTCGACCTCGCCGACCTGTACGGCATGGATGAGGAGAAGTACGCCGTCGAGGTGGCCGCGGCCGGCGGACACCCGATCCAGCTGTCGGGCCCGAAGGGGTGCGGCAAGACCAGCCTGGCCGAGCGGATCCCGACGATCCTGCCCGACCTCACGCCTGAGGAGTCCCTCGAGCTCACTGCCCTTCAGTCCCTGGCTGGAGTGCTCGATCCCGGCGACGGCATGGTGGTCCGGCCACCCTTCGCTGCGCCGCACCACGACGCCAGCAAGGTCAGCGTGATCGGCGGCGGGTCCGGGCGGGTCCAGCCCGGGGAGATCAGCCGAGCCCACTGCGGCGTGCTCTTCATGGACGAGTTCCCGCTGTTCCGCTCCGATGTCATCGAGGCACTCCGTCAGCCGCTAGAGAACGGCGACATCACCATCGCGCGTCGTGACGAGTCGATCACGTTGCCTGCCGGTGGAATGCTGGTTCTCGCCAGCAACCCGTGTCCCTGCGGCAACTGGTCAGCGGTCGCCCGCTCCAACCGGTGCACCTGCGCCGAGACCGTGCGCCGGGCCTACCGGGCCAGGATGTCGGGCCCGATCGTCGATCGGATCGACATCGTGCGTCATGTCCTGCCCCCGTCTCCGGCCAGTCGTGACCCCTTCCGGTCCGTCGAGACGTCCGCCGAGGTGCGTGTGCGGATTGCCGCCGCGCGCGAGCGCCAGCAGGAGCGCTTCGCCGGTCGAAGCTGGCGACTCAACGCGCACATCCCGAGTCCCCGCCTCAAGGACGTCTGGCCCTTGGCCGACCAGGCACAGCGAGTGATCGACGCAGAGATGCTCGCGGGGCGGCTCAGCGCCCGCGGCGCCGTGCGCGTCCACCGCCTTGCCTGGACCGTTGCAGACCTGCGCTCGGTGCGCACCGGGCGTGACGTCGAACCGGGCGTCGACGAGGCTCGCACGGCGCTCCGCCTGCGCTCGGCACGATCGCTGGACCTCGCGATGTTCCGCTCTGACGCTTCCGAAGAGGGCATCGCGTGA
- a CDS encoding pilus assembly protein TadG-related protein, with amino-acid sequence MTGPRRALRRRSDDERGAVAVLVALIAVVLLMAASLVIDLGLARDVRGQAQNAADASALAAGNVLYDAKGVAQPALATAAAQDYAAANFRVAAAAWAGCKDPGHLAYAPTSQCISFDDADRPSRVRVRVPQRSVKTALAGLMGVSELHIGAVATSNIDPGVVFKCSLCVLGEGPHTLGNGDATVTASSVHFNGSVSTGPNGHVEAIGDGNEITVETSATGNYSPAAETVDTKMGDPLGGWAMPAPYGTARTDPCTDGPGVYGDATLGNKDDCTLAPGLYVLTGTWSMGNKTVLKGVGVTLYAVCGTPTAPTRCAQGQAGGAFDATNSNGVNLTAGAPGFGDLAIVYDRNNTRVLNIQGNGETTITGTIYALSSLLYANGNSGNQVNSGSIVVNDLYMNGQNSHLVVTNGIDREWRVPPSGLHLSD; translated from the coding sequence GTGACCGGCCCTCGGCGCGCCCTGCGGCGACGCTCGGACGACGAGCGGGGCGCCGTCGCGGTGCTCGTCGCCCTGATCGCCGTCGTGCTGCTGATGGCAGCCTCCCTCGTGATCGACCTGGGCCTGGCCCGGGACGTGCGCGGTCAGGCCCAGAACGCGGCGGACGCCTCGGCCCTGGCGGCCGGCAACGTGCTCTACGACGCGAAGGGCGTGGCCCAGCCGGCGCTGGCGACAGCCGCGGCCCAGGACTATGCGGCCGCCAACTTCAGGGTCGCGGCCGCGGCCTGGGCCGGGTGCAAGGATCCGGGCCACCTGGCGTACGCCCCCACCTCGCAGTGCATCTCCTTCGACGACGCGGACCGGCCGAGCCGGGTCCGGGTGCGGGTGCCGCAGCGCAGCGTGAAGACGGCGCTCGCCGGGCTGATGGGGGTCAGCGAGCTCCACATCGGCGCCGTAGCGACCTCGAACATCGACCCGGGCGTGGTGTTCAAGTGCTCGTTGTGCGTGCTCGGGGAGGGCCCCCACACCCTGGGCAACGGCGATGCGACCGTCACCGCGAGCAGCGTGCACTTCAACGGCAGCGTGTCGACCGGGCCGAACGGCCACGTCGAGGCGATCGGCGACGGCAACGAGATCACCGTGGAGACCAGCGCCACCGGAAACTACTCCCCCGCGGCCGAAACCGTGGACACGAAGATGGGCGACCCGCTCGGGGGCTGGGCCATGCCGGCGCCGTACGGCACGGCGAGGACCGACCCCTGTACCGACGGCCCCGGCGTCTACGGCGACGCGACCCTGGGCAACAAGGACGACTGCACCCTCGCACCGGGCCTCTACGTCCTCACCGGCACCTGGAGCATGGGCAACAAGACCGTGCTCAAGGGCGTCGGCGTCACCCTCTACGCCGTGTGCGGGACCCCCACGGCACCGACGCGCTGCGCCCAGGGCCAGGCGGGCGGGGCCTTCGACGCGACCAACAGCAACGGCGTGAACCTGACCGCGGGCGCGCCCGGCTTCGGGGACCTGGCGATCGTCTACGACCGCAACAACACCCGGGTCCTCAACATCCAGGGCAACGGCGAGACCACTATCACCGGCACGATCTACGCACTGAGCTCGCTGCTGTACGCGAACGGCAACTCGGGCAACCAGGTCAACAGCGGCTCGATCGTCGTCAATGACCTCTACATGAACGGCCAGAACTCGCACCTGGTCGTCACCAACGGCATCGACCGCGAGTGGCGCGTCCCGCCGAGCGGCCTGCACCTGAGCGACTGA
- the rplS gene encoding 50S ribosomal protein L19, producing the protein MSNPTPAVVTDLGNAAKRADVPAFRAGDTVKVHVKVIEGNRSRVQVFQGVVIRVHGSGIGRTFTVRKVSFGVGVERTFPLHSPIFETIEVVTRGDVRRAKLYYLRNLTGKKAKIKERREV; encoded by the coding sequence ATGAGCAACCCCACCCCCGCCGTGGTCACCGACCTCGGCAACGCCGCCAAGCGTGCCGACGTCCCGGCGTTCCGCGCCGGTGACACCGTCAAGGTCCACGTCAAGGTCATCGAGGGCAACCGCTCCCGTGTCCAGGTGTTCCAGGGCGTCGTGATCCGCGTCCACGGCTCCGGCATCGGCCGTACCTTCACCGTCCGCAAGGTCTCCTTCGGCGTCGGTGTCGAGCGGACCTTCCCGCTCCACTCGCCGATCTTCGAGACCATCGAGGTCGTCACCCGCGGTGACGTCCGTCGCGCGAAGCTCTACTACCTGCGCAACCTCACCGGCAAGAAGGCCAAGATCAAGGAGCGCCGCGAGGTCTGA
- a CDS encoding ribonuclease HII has protein sequence MSSLPRGATVRRDAGIYGYERALRRHGFEPVAGVDEAGRGACAGPLVAGAAILPAGKAGIVPGLADSKLLTAAARERCYDQIVRRALSWSVVVIPHDECDRLGMHVANVQALRQAVAKLDLPASYVLTDGFPVDGLGVPGLAVWKGDRVAACVAAASVLAKVTRDRIMLDLDRDWPAYDFKTHKGYITATHTAALEEHGPSPIHRMRFVNVRRAAGLEPLPGGEG, from the coding sequence ATGTCCTCGCTGCCCAGGGGCGCGACGGTACGACGCGACGCCGGCATCTACGGCTACGAGCGGGCCCTGCGCCGGCACGGCTTCGAGCCGGTCGCCGGCGTCGACGAGGCCGGCCGCGGGGCCTGCGCCGGCCCGCTCGTCGCGGGTGCGGCGATCCTGCCCGCCGGCAAGGCCGGGATCGTCCCCGGCCTCGCGGACTCCAAGCTGCTCACGGCCGCCGCCCGGGAGCGCTGCTACGACCAGATCGTGCGCCGGGCACTGTCCTGGTCGGTCGTGGTGATCCCGCACGACGAGTGCGACCGCCTCGGGATGCACGTCGCCAACGTCCAGGCACTGCGGCAGGCCGTCGCCAAGCTGGACCTGCCGGCGTCGTACGTGCTGACCGACGGCTTCCCGGTCGACGGCCTCGGCGTACCCGGCCTCGCCGTCTGGAAGGGCGACCGGGTGGCCGCGTGCGTCGCGGCGGCGTCGGTGCTCGCGAAGGTCACCCGGGACCGGATCATGCTCGACCTCGACCGGGACTGGCCGGCGTACGACTTCAAGACGCACAAGGGCTACATCACCGCCACCCACACGGCCGCCCTCGAGGAGCACGGGCCCTCGCCGATCCACCGGATGCGGTTCGTCAACGTGCGACGCGCGGCAGGACTCGAGCCGCTGCCTGGGGGAGAGGGCTAG
- a CDS encoding DUF4143 domain-containing protein — MPYLPRTVDEELDELLAAAPAVAIDGPKGVGKTETAARRATMSWMLDDPAQLALVEADPAFANAASGTLLIDEWQRLPAVWDVIRRQVDAGAPPGRFLLTGSATPPSEAVTHSGAGRILSLRMRPMALHERHHAVTTSSDAPALISLGDLLAGASPAIAGATHQTLADYLDAIESSGFPGIAGQPLRLRRALLDSYLQRVIDRDLPDLGFGVRRPETLRRWLAAYAAASSSAASYSTILDATTAGDGSQPAKTTTIAYRDHLTRLWLLDPVPGWSPSRGAFARLQQAPKHQLADPALAARLLNLSAAALATARGSHMAGPLFESLATLTVRVAAQAAQARVGHLRTRNGDHEVDLIVEGPEGQVLGIEVKLAASVTDADVRHLHWLRDRIPTDIVDLMVITTGRQAYRRRDGIAVVPLALLSA, encoded by the coding sequence ATGCCCTATCTTCCGCGCACTGTGGACGAGGAACTCGATGAGCTCCTCGCTGCCGCACCCGCGGTGGCGATCGACGGGCCGAAGGGTGTCGGGAAGACGGAGACGGCCGCGCGCCGTGCGACGATGTCGTGGATGCTGGACGATCCCGCTCAGTTGGCGCTGGTCGAGGCTGACCCTGCCTTCGCCAACGCGGCGTCGGGCACTCTGCTGATCGATGAGTGGCAACGACTGCCCGCCGTCTGGGACGTCATCCGCCGACAGGTGGATGCTGGAGCACCTCCCGGTCGCTTTCTGCTGACCGGCAGCGCGACACCTCCGTCGGAGGCCGTCACGCACTCAGGCGCAGGGCGGATCCTCTCGCTGCGGATGAGGCCGATGGCACTCCATGAGCGTCACCACGCGGTCACCACCTCGAGCGACGCGCCGGCGCTGATCAGTCTGGGCGACCTGCTCGCGGGAGCGTCTCCTGCCATCGCCGGCGCAACCCATCAGACACTGGCGGACTATCTCGATGCCATCGAGTCGAGTGGATTCCCGGGAATCGCCGGACAACCTTTGAGGTTGCGGCGAGCGCTCCTGGACTCCTACCTCCAGCGGGTCATTGATCGGGATCTTCCTGACCTCGGATTTGGTGTACGCCGGCCCGAGACGCTGCGCCGGTGGCTGGCTGCCTACGCTGCCGCGTCCTCGTCGGCGGCGTCCTACTCCACGATCCTCGACGCCACGACGGCCGGTGACGGCTCGCAGCCTGCGAAGACCACGACCATCGCCTACCGCGACCACCTGACCCGCCTGTGGCTTCTCGACCCCGTCCCGGGCTGGAGTCCGAGCCGCGGGGCCTTCGCGCGACTCCAGCAGGCTCCCAAGCATCAGCTCGCCGACCCGGCTCTGGCTGCCCGGCTGCTCAACCTGTCCGCCGCCGCGCTCGCGACGGCCCGGGGCAGCCACATGGCCGGGCCGCTCTTCGAGTCGCTGGCGACGTTGACGGTCAGGGTGGCCGCGCAGGCCGCCCAGGCACGAGTGGGGCATCTGCGTACCCGCAATGGCGACCATGAGGTGGATCTGATCGTCGAGGGACCAGAGGGCCAGGTGCTCGGGATCGAGGTCAAGCTCGCCGCGAGTGTCACCGACGCCGATGTCCGGCACCTGCACTGGCTCCGCGATCGGATCCCAACCGACATCGTGGACCTGATGGTCATCACGACCGGTCGCCAGGCCTACCGCCGTCGCGACGGGATCGCCGTGGTCCCCCTGGCGTTGCTGAGCGCCTGA
- a CDS encoding YraN family protein, protein MTTAQARRAIGAYGEDVAVRHLTGLGMVLLERNWRCADGEVDVLLRDGATLVVCEVKTRTSLAAGTPHEAITDAKLDRLRRMGERWVLERGVRPDGIRVDLVAILRPRRGPAVVDHVRGLC, encoded by the coding sequence ATGACGACAGCACAGGCCCGCCGGGCGATCGGCGCGTACGGCGAGGACGTGGCCGTGCGCCACCTGACCGGGCTCGGGATGGTCCTGCTCGAGCGCAACTGGCGCTGCGCCGACGGCGAGGTCGACGTACTGCTGCGCGACGGTGCCACCCTCGTGGTGTGCGAGGTCAAGACCCGCACCTCCCTCGCGGCCGGCACCCCGCACGAGGCGATCACCGACGCCAAGCTCGACCGGCTGCGGCGGATGGGGGAGCGGTGGGTGCTCGAGCGCGGCGTCCGCCCCGACGGGATCCGGGTCGACCTGGTCGCGATCCTGCGCCCGCGCCGCGGTCCCGCGGTCGTCGACCACGTTCGGGGGCTGTGCTGA
- a CDS encoding type II toxin-antitoxin system VapC family toxin: MKLYVDTSAVVKLIADEAESEALRDYLNGFDPGRIFSSELLVTEVRRAAMRNEIEQSLATEVLESISLFEMSSPLLQHAGLLPDPTLRGLDAIHLATALRHGAEVLVCYDSRLRTAAER, translated from the coding sequence GTGAAGCTCTACGTGGACACCTCAGCCGTGGTGAAGCTCATCGCCGACGAGGCCGAGAGCGAAGCGCTCAGGGACTACTTGAACGGGTTCGACCCCGGGCGCATCTTCTCCTCCGAGCTGCTGGTGACCGAGGTCCGCAGAGCTGCGATGCGCAACGAGATCGAGCAGAGCCTGGCGACCGAGGTGCTCGAATCGATCAGCCTGTTCGAGATGAGCTCTCCCCTGCTGCAGCACGCCGGCCTTCTGCCGGACCCCACGCTTCGCGGTCTCGACGCGATCCACCTGGCGACGGCACTGCGGCACGGCGCGGAGGTTCTGGTCTGCTACGACAGCCGACTGCGCACGGCTGCCGAACGATAG
- a CDS encoding TadE/TadG family type IV pilus assembly protein, with product MRRCVGGTGALPRRRRTGDRGAASVEFALILFPLMLIVFGIINYGDMLSVRQSVSQAASEGARAAAVRIGSEDSKRDAGLAAVKDALAAQRQKCKTGVDGCSVTFENCPGETSKRCARVKVVIAYDTLIPGFGLVLPDTLHYTAVARVS from the coding sequence ATGAGGCGCTGTGTGGGAGGGACGGGTGCTCTGCCGCGCCGTCGACGTACGGGCGACAGGGGCGCGGCCTCGGTCGAGTTCGCGCTGATCCTGTTCCCGCTGATGCTCATCGTGTTCGGCATCATCAACTACGGCGACATGTTGAGCGTGCGGCAGTCGGTGAGCCAGGCCGCCTCCGAGGGGGCGCGCGCGGCCGCGGTCAGGATCGGCAGCGAGGACAGCAAGCGTGACGCGGGACTCGCCGCGGTCAAGGACGCGCTCGCCGCGCAGCGACAGAAGTGCAAGACGGGCGTGGACGGGTGCTCGGTGACCTTCGAGAACTGCCCCGGCGAGACGTCGAAGCGGTGCGCGCGGGTGAAGGTGGTCATCGCGTACGACACGCTGATCCCGGGCTTCGGGCTGGTCCTGCCCGACACCCTGCACTACACCGCCGTGGCGAGGGTGAGCTGA
- a CDS encoding type II toxin-antitoxin system prevent-host-death family antitoxin, translated as MNAAIVRSSAVERIPHRELRNNSAEILRRVAAGESFEITNHGEVVAILRQPSADDLWHAEMARPATRSRGWNTIRPVKAKRPMQDVLDELREDRL; from the coding sequence ATGAACGCGGCGATCGTCAGGAGCAGTGCCGTGGAGCGGATCCCCCATCGCGAGCTGCGCAACAACAGCGCCGAGATCCTGCGGCGGGTGGCGGCGGGTGAGTCGTTCGAGATCACCAACCACGGCGAGGTGGTCGCGATCCTGCGCCAGCCCTCCGCCGACGACCTCTGGCACGCCGAGATGGCGCGGCCGGCAACGAGGAGCCGGGGTTGGAACACCATCAGGCCCGTCAAGGCGAAGCGTCCGATGCAGGACGTTCTCGACGAGCTTCGCGAGGACCGGCTGTGA
- the dprA gene encoding DNA-processing protein DprA, whose amino-acid sequence MTTADDERLARVTINLATEPGDVRCLGLTRELGGTTFLEVLRERPDLRPEFRAAAGRLEQADPERVLDSALRRGIRFVVPGDDEWPSSLDALASAGVLHARGEVPVGLWVRGPLRLDRFGAAVAVVGSRSSTDYGDRVAGDMAAVLGAAGRTVVSGAAYGVDYAAHRGAVAADGHTVAVLACGVDIAYPAAHRQMLEHLGAQHAVVSEAPPGSAPLRIRFLARNRLIAALTSGTVVVEAAIRSGALNTASWADLLHRTVMGVPGPVFSAASEGVHELLRSGRGSLVTSGADVLELLGASGEHLREIPRAPATPRDQLTIRARQVLDAVPKVSPAPATSVARVAGLEAAEVEQLLQGLALDGHVERLPSGWRLGEVVRPTIDQ is encoded by the coding sequence GTGACCACCGCAGACGACGAGCGCCTCGCTCGCGTCACCATCAACCTCGCGACCGAGCCCGGGGACGTGCGGTGTCTCGGCCTCACCCGCGAACTGGGAGGGACGACCTTCCTCGAGGTGCTGCGGGAGCGTCCCGATCTGCGGCCGGAGTTCCGGGCTGCCGCCGGCCGGTTGGAGCAAGCGGATCCCGAGCGGGTCTTGGACAGCGCCTTGCGGCGCGGCATCCGGTTCGTAGTTCCGGGCGACGATGAGTGGCCGTCGTCCCTCGATGCCCTGGCCAGCGCGGGCGTGTTGCATGCACGCGGGGAGGTTCCGGTCGGGCTGTGGGTGCGCGGGCCACTCCGCCTCGACCGCTTCGGTGCAGCGGTCGCGGTAGTGGGCTCGCGATCCTCGACCGACTATGGCGACCGTGTCGCCGGCGACATGGCGGCCGTCCTGGGCGCGGCCGGTCGGACGGTTGTCTCCGGGGCGGCCTACGGTGTCGACTATGCCGCCCATCGCGGAGCGGTCGCTGCCGACGGCCACACCGTTGCCGTGCTCGCTTGCGGAGTGGACATCGCCTACCCGGCCGCCCATCGACAGATGCTCGAACACCTCGGTGCCCAGCACGCGGTCGTCTCCGAGGCACCGCCAGGATCCGCGCCCCTCCGGATCAGGTTCCTGGCCCGCAACCGCCTCATCGCGGCACTGACGAGCGGCACAGTGGTCGTCGAGGCGGCCATCCGCAGCGGCGCCCTCAATACCGCGTCGTGGGCAGATCTGCTCCACCGCACTGTGATGGGTGTGCCGGGCCCCGTCTTCAGTGCAGCCTCCGAGGGTGTGCACGAACTGCTCCGTTCGGGCAGGGGGTCGCTGGTCACCAGTGGCGCCGACGTCCTGGAACTCCTCGGCGCCTCGGGTGAGCACCTCCGCGAGATCCCCCGCGCACCCGCAACACCACGGGACCAGTTGACCATCCGTGCGCGGCAGGTCCTCGACGCCGTGCCGAAGGTGTCGCCGGCCCCTGCGACGTCGGTCGCGCGAGTCGCGGGGCTCGAGGCCGCCGAGGTGGAGCAGTTGTTGCAGGGGCTGGCGCTCGACGGACACGTCGAGCGGCTGCCGTCGGGTTGGCGGCTGGGGGAGGTCGTGCGTCCTACGATCGATCAGTGA
- a CDS encoding tyrosine recombinase XerC has product MSAADEDKLPEAFARVLGDYERHLVAERDLTEHTVRAYVGDIAGLLEHAGRLGLAGVDELDLRTLRSWLAKQQTMGLSRTTLARRATAARVFTGWLARTGRTHSDVGSALGSPRPHRTLPDVLRVDEATRLIGAAAELADDGSPVGLRDVAMLELLYATGMRVGELCGLAVDDVDRDRNVVRVFGKGRKERAVPFGQPAAAALDRWLAQGRPALARPGSGPALFLGARGGPIGQRAVRSLVHRRLADVPGAPDLGPHGLRHTAATHLLEGGADLRSVQELLGHASLATTQRYTHVTTDRLRRAYQQAHPRA; this is encoded by the coding sequence GTGAGCGCCGCCGACGAAGACAAGCTGCCCGAGGCGTTCGCCCGTGTGTTGGGCGACTACGAGCGCCACCTCGTCGCCGAGCGCGACCTGACCGAGCACACCGTCCGGGCCTACGTGGGCGACATCGCCGGCCTGCTCGAGCACGCCGGCCGGCTCGGCCTCGCCGGCGTCGACGAGCTCGACCTGCGGACCCTGCGCAGCTGGCTCGCCAAGCAGCAGACCATGGGCCTGTCCCGTACGACGCTGGCCCGCCGAGCCACCGCGGCGCGGGTCTTCACCGGGTGGCTGGCCCGCACCGGCCGCACGCACAGCGACGTCGGCTCGGCGCTCGGGTCACCGCGCCCGCACCGCACCCTGCCCGACGTGCTGCGGGTCGACGAGGCCACCCGGCTGATCGGAGCCGCCGCCGAGCTCGCCGACGACGGCAGCCCGGTGGGCCTGCGGGACGTGGCGATGCTCGAGCTGCTGTACGCGACCGGCATGCGCGTCGGCGAGCTCTGCGGGCTCGCCGTCGACGACGTTGACCGCGACCGCAATGTCGTGCGGGTCTTCGGCAAGGGTCGCAAGGAGCGTGCGGTGCCGTTCGGCCAGCCGGCCGCCGCGGCACTCGACCGCTGGCTCGCGCAGGGCCGCCCAGCGTTGGCGCGCCCCGGATCCGGTCCGGCCCTGTTCCTCGGCGCCCGGGGCGGCCCGATCGGGCAGCGGGCCGTCCGCAGCCTGGTCCACCGCCGGCTCGCCGACGTCCCCGGAGCCCCCGACCTGGGACCCCACGGCCTGCGGCACACCGCTGCCACCCACCTCCTCGAGGGTGGGGCCGACCTGCGCTCCGTCCAGGAACTGCTCGGGCACGCCTCGCTGGCCACCACCCAGCGCTACACCCACGTCACCACCGACCGGTTGCGGCGCGCCTACCAGCAGGCGCACCCGAGGGCCTGA
- a CDS encoding DUF2469 domain-containing protein has protein sequence MSAEELEKYETEQELNLYREYRDVVGIFKYVVETDRRFYLCNSVDVKARSEGGDVFFEVTIADAWVWDMYRPARFAKNVKVLTFKDVNVEELATSDLELPKP, from the coding sequence GTGAGTGCCGAGGAGCTCGAGAAGTACGAGACCGAGCAGGAGCTGAACCTCTACCGGGAGTACCGCGACGTCGTCGGCATCTTCAAGTACGTCGTCGAGACCGACCGCCGGTTCTACCTGTGCAACTCGGTCGACGTGAAGGCCCGCTCCGAGGGCGGCGACGTGTTCTTCGAGGTCACCATCGCCGACGCCTGGGTCTGGGACATGTACCGCCCGGCGCGCTTCGCCAAGAACGTCAAGGTGCTCACCTTCAAGGACGTCAACGTCGAGGAGCTGGCGACCTCCGACCTGGAGCTGCCGAAGCCGTAG
- the lepB gene encoding signal peptidase I, which translates to MTTDDSAADSAAQVPDPKATDQAGSRSSSGQRKHLPVWQESILLLAVALGLAIVIKALFVQAFYIPSESMEPGLVKNDRILVQKVSYWFGRTPKRGDVVVFQDPGEWLGPADSQGPTGVANLLSKVGLYPTGGHLVKRVIGTEGDVVECCDEKGRIKVNGKAIDESAYLGPDPGQCNAEIDDFVSERETGLSRPCDWIIGPIPKGKLLVLGDNRGHSADSRAHLCSPSEDPCTQSPWVDTDLVVGKVFTLIWPRDRWRWISRPEVFDGIPDNPPADLLDKAEKADTVPGT; encoded by the coding sequence GTGACGACCGATGACTCCGCCGCGGACTCCGCCGCCCAGGTCCCCGACCCGAAGGCGACCGACCAGGCGGGCTCCCGGTCCTCCTCCGGCCAGCGCAAGCACCTGCCGGTGTGGCAGGAGAGCATCCTGCTGCTCGCGGTCGCGCTGGGCCTGGCGATCGTGATCAAGGCACTGTTCGTCCAGGCCTTCTACATCCCCTCGGAGTCGATGGAGCCCGGCCTGGTCAAGAACGACCGGATCCTGGTCCAGAAGGTCTCCTACTGGTTCGGCCGTACGCCGAAGCGCGGCGACGTCGTCGTCTTCCAGGATCCCGGCGAGTGGCTCGGGCCCGCCGACAGCCAGGGCCCGACCGGGGTCGCGAACCTGCTGTCCAAGGTCGGCCTCTACCCGACCGGCGGCCACCTCGTGAAGCGGGTCATCGGCACCGAGGGCGACGTCGTCGAGTGCTGTGACGAGAAGGGCCGGATCAAGGTCAACGGCAAGGCCATCGACGAGTCCGCCTACCTCGGACCCGACCCGGGACAGTGCAACGCCGAGATCGACGACTTCGTCAGCGAGCGCGAGACCGGCCTGTCCCGGCCCTGCGACTGGATCATCGGCCCGATCCCGAAGGGCAAGCTGCTCGTCCTCGGTGACAACCGCGGCCACTCCGCCGACTCCCGTGCGCACCTGTGCAGCCCCAGCGAGGACCCCTGCACCCAGAGCCCGTGGGTCGACACCGACCTCGTCGTGGGCAAGGTCTTCACGCTGATCTGGCCTCGTGACCGCTGGCGCTGGATCAGTCGCCCGGAGGTCTTCGACGGCATCCCCGACAATCCACCGGCCGACCTGCTGGACAAGGCGGAGAAGGCCGACACCGTCCCCGGTACCTGA
- a CDS encoding TadE family protein, producing MALGRRRVRRTGATGEARGAAALEFALVGGLLVMIVFGILQYGLYFDDSLNANQGVRETARMSVVGKNSPGCGTTTGWPGIACTVEKMVDRAPADTYVKISAPDGWARGNLLQVCVLVRSRGDFGMLPMPNGGYVRASLRMSIEEDTTKPTGTGSAESVPTGQSWSWCS from the coding sequence ATGGCTCTGGGACGACGACGTGTGCGTCGCACCGGTGCGACCGGTGAGGCGCGCGGTGCGGCGGCGCTCGAGTTCGCGCTCGTCGGCGGCCTGCTGGTGATGATCGTCTTCGGGATCCTCCAGTACGGCCTGTACTTCGACGACTCCCTGAACGCCAACCAGGGGGTCCGGGAGACCGCCCGGATGTCGGTGGTGGGCAAGAACTCCCCCGGCTGCGGTACGACGACCGGTTGGCCCGGCATCGCGTGCACCGTCGAGAAGATGGTCGACCGGGCGCCGGCGGACACCTACGTGAAGATCTCCGCGCCCGACGGCTGGGCACGGGGGAACCTCCTGCAGGTCTGCGTCCTGGTGCGCTCGCGCGGTGACTTCGGGATGCTGCCGATGCCCAACGGCGGCTACGTGCGCGCGAGCCTGCGGATGTCGATCGAGGAGGACACGACCAAGCCCACGGGCACCGGATCGGCCGAGTCGGTGCCGACGGGTCAGAGCTGGTCGTGGTGCTCGTGA